The following is a genomic window from Strongyloides ratti genome assembly S_ratti_ED321, chromosome : 1.
GCTGCTCTTTGGACAACAATGTGTTCGATAACAAGACGTTCGGCATCAAGTCCTTTGCATTCAGCATTGCTTTCAGCATTCTTTAAAAGTTGAAGGATGAATTGACATGACTTTTCTGGCCATCTTCCTTGAGTTGTGTTAAAAGCTTTAGCTTGAGCTTTTCTTCCTACACCACCATTGAATCTACGGAATGGAATTATTTCTTTCTTATTAATAACATTCTCGAGATATGTTTGTGCACGTTTAAGAGGCATCTTGGCAATAGCACGAGCTGTCTCATGAGTGTTTTTGAAATGAACACGAAGATCTGATCCACGAGCCTTAGCTGATTTGGTGTTATTTTCTGGATGAGCACAATAGTGGACTTTAGTCATTTTGAATAATTACCctagaataaaaataatatatataaagtaattaACCAAAAgtataatcaaaaattaaaaaaaaaataaactactTTAAGAACATGAAGacaaaaatgtaaaaataaaataatttttaaataagtatTTTACCAAGGATGAAACAAAATGATTAAAAGCGCAAATTTTCTGAGAAAATTTGCGGTTTCATTTCCACAGTATTTAATATTTCCCTGTCTACCATTTTTCTTTGCGAGAGTCAGATTTGAAAAATATGTCTAAAGTTGAGAGAGCAGCGGTCTTATAAAGAAAAGATGTTTTTCTTGAATGTcagaagttttt
Proteins encoded in this region:
- a CDS encoding 60S ribosomal protein L17, with the protein product MTKVHYCAHPENNTKSAKARGSDLRVHFKNTHETARAIAKMPLKRAQTYLENVINKKEIIPFRRFNGGVGRKAQAKAFNTTQGRWPEKSCQFILQLLKNAESNAECKGLDAERLVIEHIVVQRAAKMRRRTYRAHGRINPFMCSPCHVEVIISEQPETVSKPAVPSEKSKKSKKTKQVTA